One stretch of Armigeres subalbatus isolate Guangzhou_Male chromosome 2, GZ_Asu_2, whole genome shotgun sequence DNA includes these proteins:
- the LOC134212842 gene encoding lipopolysaccharide-induced tumor necrosis factor-alpha factor homolog: MENKGQPYPPHEPGFIPVPNQQPPPPAGYPHPPYQQSYDHPPPPPPYDANANMIPPSGAHPQPTYVHTIVSSPQVGPDPASITCPSCQKHIVTRLDYETSTKTHIFAGLLCLFVCWPCFWIPYVIDSCKNANHYCPNCGAYVGTYRG; this comes from the exons ATGGAAAACAAAGGCCAACCGTACCCGCCGCATGAGCCCGGATTTATCCCGGTTCCCAATCAACAGCCACCGCCACCGGCCGGTTATCCGCATCCACCGTACCAGCAGAGTTATGACCATCCTCCTCCACCACCGCCGTACGACGCCAATGCCAATATGATTCCGCCCAGTGGCGCACATCCACAACCCACCTATGTTCACA CTATTGTCTCATCACCCCAGGTTGGTCCCGATCCGGCTTCAATCACCTGCCCCTCCTGCCAGAAGCACATCGTCACCCGCCTGGACTACGAAACATCGACCAAAACTCACATCTTCGCCGGATTGCTGTGTCTCTTTGT CTGCTGGCCCTGCTTCTGGATTCCCTATGTGATAGATTCGTGCAAGAATGCCAACCACTACTGCCCGAACTGTGGCGCCTACGTTGGAACTTATCGAGGATAA